In the genome of Paenibacillus sp. FSL R5-0766, one region contains:
- the sstT gene encoding serine/threonine transporter SstT gives MRTALTKWNRMSLIKRILLGIVLGIVLALIVPGATGIALFGSLFVSALKAVAPILVLLLVMAAISNHRKGVQTNMKRIIVLYVMSTFLAGLLAVAASYLFPVTLTLVSGVQELTPPDGIVEVLKSLLLKLVDNPVSALMNANYIGILAWAVLLGVALKSSSDNTKNLITQFSEAVSKIVKWVIQFAPFGIMGLIFDSITTSGLSSLLGYGKLLSVLVGCMLFTALVVNPLIVYLNIRKNPYPLVLQCLRESGITAFFTRSSAANIPVNMRLCEKLGLDKDTYSVSIPLGATINMAGAAVTISVLSLAAVHTMGIQVDFGTALILSVLSAVAATGASGVAGGSLLLIPMACSLFGISNDVAMQVVGVGFIIGVLQDSFETSLNSSSDVLFTATAEYAKKRKESKKTAVQL, from the coding sequence ATGAGAACGGCATTAACGAAATGGAACCGAATGAGTCTTATTAAACGAATTTTACTAGGAATTGTCTTGGGGATTGTCTTGGCCCTAATCGTGCCCGGTGCAACAGGAATTGCACTTTTTGGTTCCTTATTTGTCTCAGCATTAAAGGCGGTTGCTCCAATCTTAGTGTTACTTTTGGTGATGGCCGCTATATCCAACCATCGAAAAGGTGTTCAAACCAATATGAAAAGGATTATCGTCCTTTACGTTATGAGTACCTTTCTGGCTGGGCTACTCGCTGTTGCGGCAAGTTACCTATTTCCGGTGACATTGACTTTGGTATCGGGCGTGCAAGAATTGACTCCACCTGATGGCATTGTAGAGGTCTTGAAGAGCTTGTTATTGAAGTTGGTAGATAATCCGGTAAGTGCACTGATGAACGCTAACTATATTGGTATTCTGGCTTGGGCGGTACTGCTTGGTGTTGCTCTCAAAAGCTCCAGTGATAACACCAAAAACCTGATTACTCAATTCTCGGAAGCTGTATCGAAGATTGTGAAATGGGTAATCCAGTTTGCACCGTTCGGGATTATGGGTCTTATTTTTGACTCCATTACAACAAGCGGACTCTCGTCTTTGTTGGGATACGGCAAATTACTTTCCGTTCTTGTTGGATGCATGTTGTTTACGGCGCTTGTTGTCAATCCGCTCATCGTGTATCTGAACATTCGTAAGAATCCATACCCCCTCGTCTTGCAGTGCTTAAGAGAAAGCGGGATTACGGCATTCTTTACACGAAGTTCTGCGGCGAACATTCCAGTCAATATGAGATTGTGTGAAAAGTTAGGCTTGGACAAGGATACGTATTCGGTATCCATCCCGTTGGGCGCTACGATTAATATGGCGGGGGCAGCCGTTACCATATCGGTCTTATCCCTTGCAGCCGTTCATACGATGGGCATTCAAGTGGATTTTGGAACAGCGTTAATTCTCAGCGTGTTGTCCGCTGTAGCCGCTACAGGCGCCTCGGGTGTGGCAGGTGGCTCTCTTCTTCTTATTCCTATGGCATGCAGCTTGTTCGGTATATCGAATGATGTTGCGATGCAAGTCGTTGGGGTTGGCTTCATCATCGGAGTGTTGCAAGACTCTTTTGAAACGTCACTGAATTCATCCTCGGATGTCTTGTTTACCGCTACAGCAGAATACGCTAAGAAACGTAAAGAAAGTAAGAAAACAGCAGTTCAGCTCTAA